A stretch of the Glycine soja cultivar W05 chromosome 13, ASM419377v2, whole genome shotgun sequence genome encodes the following:
- the LOC114382208 gene encoding linamarin synthase 1-like — protein MDSPLHIQKPHVVCVPFPAQGHVNPFMQLAKLLHCVGFHITFVNTEFNHNRFVKSHGPDFVKGLPDFKFETIPDGLPPSDKDATQDVPALCDSTRKTCYGPLKELVMKLNSSSPEMPPVSCIIADGTMGFAGRVARDLGIQEVQLWTASACGFVGYLQFEELVKRGILPFKDENFAIDGTLDKSLNWISEMKDIRLKDLPSFIRTTTLDDTMFDFLGSEARNTLRSSSIIINTFQDLDGEAIDVLRIKNPNIYNIGPLHLIDRHFLEKEKGFKASGSSLWKNDSKCLAWLDKWEPNSVIYVNYGSITVMTEHHLKEFAWGLANSKQHFLWIMRPDVVMGESISLPQEFFDEIKDRGYITSWCVQEKVLSHPSVGAFLTHCGWNSTLESISAGVPMICWPFFAEQQTNCKYVCTTWGIGMEINHDVRREEIAKLVKEMMMGEKGMEMRQKSLEWKKKAIRATDVGGSSYNDFYKLIKEVFHYSVL, from the exons atggattcaCCACTTCATATCCAAAAGCCTCATGTTGTATGTGTACCATTCCCAGCACAAGGCCATGTAAACCCCTTTATGCAACTAGCCAAACTCCTTCATTGTGTGGGTTTCCACATAACCTTTGTGAACACTGAGTTCAACCACAACCGTTTTGTTAAGTCCCATGGACCAGACTTTGTTAAGGGTCTCCCTGATTTCAAATTTGAGACCATACCCGATGGCTTGCCGCCTTCGGATAAGGATGCAACTCAGGATGTTCCAGCACTGTGCGATTCTACTAGGAAAACTTGTTATGGTCCATTGAAAGAGTTGGTGATGAAGTTGAACTCTTCTTCCCCTGAAATGCCTCCGGTTAGTTGCATCATTGCTGATGGGACTATGGGATTTGCTGGAAGAGTCGCAAGGGATTTGGGCATACAAGAGGTTCAACTTTGGACAGCCTCAGCGTGTGGTTTTGTGGGATATTTGCAATTCGAGGAACTGGTGAAAAGAGGCATTCTTCCATTCAAAG ATGAAAATTTTGCTATTGATGGCACCTTGGATAAGAGTTTAAATTGGATTTCTGAAATGAAGGATATTAGACTCAAAGACCTTCCAAGTTTTATCAGAACGACCACTTTGGATGATACTATGTTTGATTTCTTGGGTTCTGAGGCACGAAACACTTTGAGATCATCTTCAATCATCATTAACACATTCCAAGACTTGGATGGAGAAGCCATTGATGTCCTTAGGATCAAGAACCCTAACATATATAACATTGGCCCACTTCACTTGATTGATAGGCATTTTCTTGAGAAAGAAAAGGGCTTCAAGGCCAGTGGATCAAGTTTATggaaaaatgattcaaaatgcTTAGCATGGCTAGACAAATGGGAACCTAACTCAGTCATATATGTTAATTATGGAAGTATAACGGTGATGACAGAGCATCACTTGAAAGAATTTGCTTGGGGACTAGCAAATAGCAAGCAACATTTCTTATGGATAATGAGACCAGATGTAGTAATGGGTGAATCTATATCTTTGCCACAAGAGTTCTTTGATGAGATCAAGGACAGGGGATATATAACAAGTTGGTGTGTTCAAGAGAAAGTGCTTTCTCATCCATCAGTTGGGGCCTTTCTAACCCATTGTGGTTGGAATTCTACACTTGAAAGTATATCTGCAGGTGTGCCTATGATTTGTTGGCCTTTCTTTGCCGAGCAACAAACAAATTGCAAGTATGTATGCACAACTTGGGGAATCGGAATGGAAATTAACCATGATGTTAGGAGAGAAGAGATAGCAAAGCTTGTGAAGGAAATGATGATGGGAGAAAAGGGAATGGAAATGAGACAAAAATCCTTAGAGTGGAAGAAGAAAGCAATAAGAGCTACTGATGTTGGAGGATCATCTTACAATGATTTCTATAAGTTAATAAAGGAGGTTTTTCATTACAGTGTTCTTTAA